Genomic segment of Caproiciproducens sp. NJN-50:
ACCCCTGTCGCGACCGCGCTTTTCGCCCCCAGGGAACACACGCCGCGCAGTACGTTTTCCACCGTCTTTCGGTCCCAGGGGCCCCGGTGCTCCCGTTCCCCCAGCAAAGCCGCAGCGTCCCCGACCGGAAGGATCGCAAGGCCGGCCTGCGCGCAGAACCGCCGGGCCAGCTTTGTTTCTTCCGGCGCGGGCCCGGATCTGTTTTCTCTTCCGTTCCACCCGGAAGATCCCAGCAGGACCAGATTATCCTTTTCCCGGAATGCGTTCAGAAAATGAGAAAAAACGCCGGCCTGCTTTTCCGTTTCGGGAAATCCGAAGATCACGGCGTCGAACGAATATCCCAGTTTCTTCCATTGATCCGCACAGGCGGGAAGCTCCCCGCTCAGGTCCCTCCTGAGGTCCTCCGCCGCCGGCGACGGTTCAAAACAGGCCGGAGCCAGACAGACCTCGATCCCGGCGGCGGCAAGGACCGGCAGCGCCGCCGCCATGGAACGCCTCCCTGTCCCGCATACGGTGCCGACCAGCGCCGCGCGTTTCCTTTCGTTCATCATTATCCCTCCAAACCGTAATACTTTTACAATAAACGGAGGGGAGAAGGGATTCAAGGAGAAAAATGCAGATTGACAAAAAGAAAACGGCCACCGAAAAGGTGGCCGCGCTTCATTTCCGCTCCGCAATCTCTCCCGCCCGTTTGTAAATACTGTGCGGCGGAATCCATCCGCGCACCATCGAAAGGGGATAAACGGTCGTTTCCCTGCCGACGATCGTCCCGGGGTTCAAAACGGAGTTGCATCCGATCTCCACATGGTCGCCCAGCATGGCGCCGATCTTGCGCAGGCCCGTCTCAATCCGCTCGCTGCCCGTGTGGATCCACACGTCGGTTTTGTCGGATTTAATATTGGAGGTGATGGACCCGGCGCCCATATGCGCCTTGTACCCCAGAATGGAGTCTCCGACATAGTTATAATGCGGAACCTGAACGCCGTCGAACAGAATCACGTTTTTCAGCTCCGTGGAGTTGCCGACGACGCAGTCGGCGCCGACCAGCGCGTTTCCCCTGACGAATGCGCATTGGCGCACTTCGGTGCGGGGGCCGATGATCGCGGGCCCGTGCAGATAGGCGGAATCGAACACGGCGGCGGTCCGGTGCACCCAGATGTTCTCCCCCCGGCGTTCGTATGCTTCCGCGGACAGGCTGCCGCCGATCTGGAGGATCAGCTCCCCGATTTTCGGCAGCGCCTCCCACGGGTAGCCCAGCGTGCTCAAAAGAGGCGCCGCGGCGGTATGGGACAGATCAAACAGGCTGCAAATTTCAGCGGGTTCAAACATATTCATGATCTCCTTTGTTTCACGATCCGTCCCTATTATAATACTTTTCCGAGTCCGGTCAATCCTCAGCCGTCCCCGGACACCATCTTTTTCAGTTCCAGCAGGTCGCTGGTGGTGATGCCGCCGTCCCCGTTTAGGTCCGCCGCGCGGCGGAGATCGGATTTCAGCGTGCCGGAGCCCGTCAGGTAGCTGTAAAGCGCCCTGCAGGCCGCGCCGTTCGGGGAGCCGCAGCGCGTCAGGTCCCCGGGAATGATGGCCGTGACACGGTTCTGAAGGGTGCCGTCTGGATTTTCAACGGTCAGGACATCTCCCGTGCAGACGGCTCCGCTTTGCCGGGCGCTGCCTGCGGAACTCTGAACCGTCAGCCGGGAGCCGGCTACGCCCTGTTCCGAAAGCTGGTCCTCCAGATCCGACACCGTGACGGGTCCGCTGAATTCGTAATAACCGCCGTTTCCCGGTAAGGCCGTCTCCGCGGTTGAAGAAGCGGAGGACTCCGGTAAGCCCTGAGACGATTCCGGCTCGCTTCTTTCTTCTTCGGAAGAGTTTCCGGCGGAAACTTCGGAGGAGCTTCCCGCGGATTCCTCGGAGGATGGCCCCGCCGGGCTTTCCGGATTGACGTTGACGAACGACTGATACAGATTTCCCGCATGATCGTATATTCTGACGATGTCGCCGTCGTCCAGCGGCCCGGATGTTCTGGGATTGCCGTCTTTGTCCGTCACGGTCACGGACACTCCGGGGTCGAAAGCCAGCATTTCTTCCCTGACCGACTCGACCGTTGCGCCGTCCCCGAACCAGTGTTCCGTATATCCGGAGGGAACGTTCTGATTTGCAGTTTGTTGTGCGTGAATTGCAGCGGATGGAATCACGGCCAGAAAAAGGAGGATCACTAAAATGGACAAGAACCCCTTTTTTTCGATCGTTTTCTTCATAATCTCCCATCCTTCCCCGTCTGATCGTACCACTCTTTCGTTTCAGGCATAATGATTTGTGGAATACATTCACTTTGATAAATAACATATGAATTTTTTGAGATTAGATTATGCAAAAATACAGACGGAGTTTCTTATGATGGAAGGGTAAAGACGGCTGGAAGTGCGACCGGCCCTCTTGGCATGAAAG
This window contains:
- a CDS encoding acyltransferase translates to MFEPAEICSLFDLSHTAAAPLLSTLGYPWEALPKIGELILQIGGSLSAEAYERRGENIWVHRTAAVFDSAYLHGPAIIGPRTEVRQCAFVRGNALVGADCVVGNSTELKNVILFDGVQVPHYNYVGDSILGYKAHMGAGSITSNIKSDKTDVWIHTGSERIETGLRKIGAMLGDHVEIGCNSVLNPGTIVGRETTVYPLSMVRGWIPPHSIYKRAGEIAERK
- a CDS encoding dockerin type I domain-containing protein, yielding MKKTIEKKGFLSILVILLFLAVIPSAAIHAQQTANQNVPSGYTEHWFGDGATVESVREEMLAFDPGVSVTVTDKDGNPRTSGPLDDGDIVRIYDHAGNLYQSFVNVNPESPAGPSSEESAGSSSEVSAGNSSEEERSEPESSQGLPESSASSTAETALPGNGGYYEFSGPVTVSDLEDQLSEQGVAGSRLTVQSSAGSARQSGAVCTGDVLTVENPDGTLQNRVTAIIPGDLTRCGSPNGAACRALYSYLTGSGTLKSDLRRAADLNGDGGITTSDLLELKKMVSGDG